The proteins below are encoded in one region of Paenibacillus albus:
- the nagE gene encoding N-acetylglucosamine-specific PTS transporter subunit IIBC, whose product MLAFLQRIGKALMLPVAVLPALSILLRFGNINYVTDFHFGEGFGGWLNQYVAPFLAAGGGAIFDNLPLLFAVGVAIGLAGDAVAALAAVLAYLVLTNVLAKVPVAFADFVGKDAKLDMGVLGGIIAGMFAAYFYNRYHNIKLPDWLGFFSGKRFVPIITSLAMVVIGLIFGLIWGPVQNVLDDFGQWVVDLGGIGSGIFMMANRLLIPFGLHHILNSIAWFQIGSFTDAAGKVVHGDLTRFFAGDATAGMFMTGFFPIMMFALPAGALAIIQSARPEKRKAIASVFVGAAVASFLTGITEPLEFAFMFVAPGLYVIHAILTGLSGYITYTIGIKHGFGFSAGLIDYLVNYPLATKPLLLIPIGLIFAVVYYFLFRFVIVKFNLKTPGREDDDALVGTTPEQRTGTAGKAGAAGGNDKAARVLENIGGSDNIVGIDACITRLRLVVKDDKAVNDSALKALGASGVMRLGSGAVQVIFGTQSERLKDDIKKLM is encoded by the coding sequence ATGTTAGCATTTCTGCAAAGAATCGGAAAGGCGCTTATGCTTCCCGTTGCCGTACTCCCCGCGCTGTCCATTCTGCTGCGGTTCGGCAACATCAATTATGTCACTGATTTTCATTTTGGCGAAGGGTTCGGCGGATGGCTGAATCAATATGTTGCTCCATTCCTCGCTGCAGGCGGCGGCGCGATCTTCGATAATTTGCCGCTTCTGTTCGCAGTCGGCGTCGCGATCGGCCTTGCCGGGGACGCAGTAGCAGCGCTTGCTGCCGTACTGGCTTACTTGGTACTGACGAATGTGCTGGCTAAAGTGCCGGTCGCATTCGCAGACTTCGTCGGCAAGGATGCGAAGCTCGACATGGGCGTGCTCGGCGGTATCATCGCGGGTATGTTCGCAGCCTACTTCTACAATCGTTATCATAATATTAAACTTCCTGACTGGCTCGGCTTCTTCTCGGGCAAGCGATTCGTGCCCATCATCACATCGCTCGCAATGGTTGTTATCGGCCTGATCTTCGGTCTGATCTGGGGTCCGGTGCAAAATGTACTCGATGACTTCGGACAATGGGTCGTCGACCTTGGAGGTATCGGCTCCGGCATCTTCATGATGGCGAACCGGCTGCTGATTCCTTTTGGCCTCCACCATATTCTCAACTCGATTGCATGGTTCCAGATCGGCAGCTTTACAGATGCAGCAGGCAAAGTCGTACACGGCGACTTGACCCGTTTCTTCGCCGGAGATGCGACAGCTGGGATGTTCATGACAGGCTTCTTCCCGATCATGATGTTCGCGCTTCCTGCAGGTGCGCTGGCGATTATTCAATCTGCTCGCCCTGAGAAGCGCAAAGCAATTGCTTCGGTATTCGTCGGCGCAGCTGTTGCATCATTCCTGACAGGGATTACGGAGCCGCTCGAATTCGCATTCATGTTCGTCGCTCCAGGCCTTTATGTCATCCATGCAATACTGACAGGCCTTTCCGGCTATATCACCTATACGATTGGCATCAAGCATGGTTTTGGATTCTCCGCGGGTCTCATCGACTATCTGGTCAACTACCCGCTCGCCACGAAACCTCTGCTGCTGATCCCAATTGGATTGATTTTCGCAGTCGTGTACTACTTCCTGTTCCGCTTCGTCATCGTGAAGTTCAATCTCAAGACGCCTGGCCGCGAAGACGATGATGCGCTTGTTGGCACAACGCCAGAGCAGCGCACTGGTACGGCTGGCAAAGCAGGTGCGGCTGGAGGCAATGATAAAGCGGCTCGCGTGCTTGAGAACATTGGCGGTTCGGACAACATTGTCGGCATTGACGCATGTATTACTCGCCTTCGCCTCGTTGTGAAGGACGATAAGGCCGTCAATGATTCGGCACTCAAAGCACTTGGCGCTTCCGGCGTTATGCGGCTTGGCTCCGGTGCCGTGCAGGTTATTTTCGGTACACAATCCGAGCGTTTGAAGGACGATATTAAGAAACTGATGTAA
- a CDS encoding HPr family phosphocarrier protein yields the protein MEQTYTIGSELGIHVRPAKLIVEAVKKYAGTEVFLEKDGKRVAAKSLVNVLTLGAKHGDSVTVITEGDQAEAAQQEIGTILAEHAK from the coding sequence ATGGAACAGACATATACGATTGGCAGCGAGCTTGGCATCCACGTACGCCCTGCGAAATTGATTGTAGAGGCGGTTAAGAAATATGCGGGCACCGAAGTATTCCTAGAGAAAGACGGCAAACGCGTAGCGGCAAAAAGTCTTGTTAACGTGCTTACGCTCGGCGCGAAGCACGGCGACAGCGTCACTGTGATTACGGAAGGCGATCAAGCAGAAGCCGCGCAGCAGGAAATCGGTACAATATTGGCGGAGCACGCGAAATGA
- the ptsP gene encoding phosphoenolpyruvate--protein phosphotransferase, producing MKLNGIAASSGIAIGPAWVIEQLDEAALPASIEASAAVGETKRLETAVAASIAEVSGLRDRMAAEGRTEETEIFEGHLLLLEDEELIGRALEFIASELKPAAAAIAAARDEIAAMFESLDDEYLRERAADIRDVCGRVIGHLTGRAGVPSSVDGDPVVLVTADLTPSDTAQLNEAAVAGFVTMIGGRTSHSAIIARSSGFPAIVGMGRGLESVKNGQLLIVDGSTGELFVDPDAAVAQEYREKQRALEARREGLGALLDAESVSSDGVHVELAANIGSPDDAAGARAAGAEGIGLFRTEFLYMGRDSLPTEEEQFAAYKKAAEAFKPGAPIVIRTMDIGGDKELPLLDLPKEDNPFLGYRAIRISLDRHDLFKTQLRAILRASAHGNVKVMFPMIATLAEFRAAKALLMGCRDELVAEGIAVGDGVEVGIMIEVPGAAMMADRFAREVDFFSIGTNDLTQYTMAADRMNEKLTALGDPMQPAVLRLIERVIRAAEAEGKWVGMCGEMAGQPHAVPLLLGLGLQEFSMSANAVLEARALIRQLSKQEMAALAAEALDLDSPQAIRELVEARVPAVLGL from the coding sequence ATGAAGCTGAACGGAATTGCGGCTTCATCCGGCATCGCGATCGGTCCGGCTTGGGTCATTGAACAGCTCGACGAAGCAGCTCTTCCCGCTTCGATCGAGGCTTCCGCAGCCGTTGGCGAGACGAAACGGCTGGAAACCGCTGTCGCCGCAAGCATCGCAGAGGTTAGCGGGCTGCGCGATCGGATGGCTGCTGAAGGACGGACAGAAGAAACGGAGATTTTCGAAGGGCATTTACTGCTGCTCGAAGACGAGGAGCTGATCGGCCGTGCGCTGGAATTCATCGCTTCCGAGCTGAAGCCTGCTGCCGCTGCCATTGCAGCGGCGCGGGACGAAATCGCGGCGATGTTCGAGAGCCTCGATGATGAATACTTGCGCGAGCGTGCTGCAGATATTCGCGACGTATGCGGACGCGTCATCGGCCATCTGACCGGCCGCGCAGGCGTGCCTTCGTCGGTGGATGGCGACCCCGTCGTACTCGTGACGGCGGATCTAACGCCGTCCGATACGGCGCAGCTGAACGAGGCCGCCGTGGCTGGCTTCGTGACCATGATCGGCGGACGCACCTCGCATTCCGCGATTATCGCGCGGTCATCAGGCTTCCCGGCTATTGTCGGCATGGGCCGCGGGCTTGAGTCGGTCAAGAACGGACAGCTGCTCATCGTCGATGGTTCGACGGGCGAGCTGTTCGTTGATCCTGATGCGGCCGTGGCGCAGGAATATCGAGAGAAGCAAAGGGCTCTGGAAGCACGCCGGGAGGGACTCGGCGCATTGCTGGACGCGGAGTCGGTGTCCTCCGACGGCGTCCATGTGGAGCTTGCCGCGAACATCGGCTCTCCAGACGATGCGGCGGGAGCGCGTGCTGCAGGCGCGGAAGGCATCGGCTTGTTCCGCACCGAGTTTCTGTATATGGGCCGCGACTCGCTGCCAACGGAAGAGGAGCAGTTCGCCGCATATAAGAAAGCGGCGGAAGCGTTCAAGCCAGGCGCGCCAATTGTCATCCGCACGATGGATATCGGCGGCGACAAGGAGCTGCCGCTGCTCGATCTGCCGAAGGAGGACAATCCGTTCCTCGGCTACCGGGCGATCCGGATCTCGCTCGATCGGCATGACCTGTTCAAGACGCAGCTCCGCGCGATTCTGCGGGCGAGCGCCCACGGGAACGTGAAGGTGATGTTCCCGATGATCGCGACGCTTGCGGAGTTCCGCGCGGCGAAGGCTTTATTGATGGGATGCCGTGATGAGCTGGTTGCCGAAGGCATTGCTGTCGGCGATGGCGTCGAAGTCGGCATTATGATTGAAGTGCCGGGCGCTGCCATGATGGCCGACCGTTTCGCGCGGGAGGTCGATTTCTTCAGCATCGGCACGAACGATCTGACGCAGTACACGATGGCTGCGGATCGAATGAACGAGAAGCTAACCGCTCTCGGCGATCCGATGCAGCCGGCTGTGCTTCGGCTCATCGAACGCGTCATCCGCGCAGCCGAAGCCGAAGGCAAGTGGGTGGGCATGTGCGGCGAAATGGCGGGCCAGCCGCATGCCGTTCCTCTCCTGCTAGGCCTCGGCCTGCAGGAGTTCAGCATGAGCGCGAACGCGGTGCTCGAAGCGCGAGCCCTCATCCGCCAGCTAAGCAAGCAGGAGATGGCAGCTTTGGCGGCCGAGGCGCTCGATCTCGACTCGCCACAAGCGATCCGCGAGCTCGTCGAAGCGCGCGTGCCTGCGGTGCTCGGGCTGTAG
- a CDS encoding GNAT family N-acetyltransferase, protein MNGIRIDCGEVYLREFVAADLDGFHALTWQPEIYEYLPGWNVSKEQRTDWFMNYEMPENGQFIATVSDGGDVGELRLRLAMILKETGELIGWCCSGPKDELPSPNREIMYAISKEHRGKGYTTRAAQGMIGYLFECTNVEVLSAVALLGNAASNRVIEKCGFRSEGSVEIDDEPYHYYRLEKEDWLEGQSE, encoded by the coding sequence ATGAATGGCATTCGGATTGACTGTGGGGAAGTGTATTTGCGGGAATTCGTCGCTGCAGATTTAGATGGGTTTCATGCGCTGACGTGGCAACCGGAAATTTATGAATATTTGCCGGGTTGGAACGTATCGAAGGAGCAGCGGACAGATTGGTTCATGAACTATGAAATGCCCGAGAATGGGCAGTTTATTGCGACGGTATCGGACGGTGGCGATGTAGGTGAGCTTCGTTTGCGGTTGGCGATGATTTTGAAGGAAACGGGTGAGCTAATTGGCTGGTGCTGCTCGGGTCCGAAGGATGAGCTGCCGTCTCCGAATCGAGAGATTATGTATGCCATCTCGAAGGAGCATCGGGGTAAGGGTTACACGACCCGGGCCGCGCAGGGGATGATCGGCTATTTGTTCGAGTGCACGAACGTTGAGGTGCTGAGCGCGGTTGCGCTGCTGGGGAATGCGGCGTCGAATAGGGTCATAGAGAAGTGCGGGTTCCGGTCGGAAGGGAGCGTTGAGATAGATGACGAGCCGTATCACTACTATCGGCTTGAGAAAGAGGATTGGTTGGAGGGGCAGAGCGAGTAA
- a CDS encoding glutamine--tRNA ligase/YqeY domain fusion protein — protein sequence MENKTSSSNFIKSIVAEDLKAGKVKEVITRFPPEPNGYLHIGHAKSICLNFELADEYGGKTNLRFDDTNPVKEDTEYVESIQEDVKWLGFEWDDLRFASDYFEELYERAVLLIKKGKAFVCDLTAEEMREMRGTLTVPGQNSPYRDRSVEENLDLFARMRAGEFKDGERILRAKIDMSSPNINLRDPALYRIAHAHHHRTGDAWCIYPMYDYAHPISDAIEGVTHSVCTLEFEDHRPLYDWAIAECEMESQPRQYEFARLNVTNTIMSKRYLKLLVDQGVVESWDDPRMPTISGLRRRGFTAESLRAFCREIGVARAYSVVDERMLEFFIREDLKLKAPRTMAVLAPLKVVITNYPEGQVEMLEAENNAENEEMGNRQIPFSREIYIEQDDFMENPPAKYFRLFPGNEVRLKHAYFIKCEEVIKDEAGNVVELRCTYDPETKSGSGFTGRKVKGTIHWVEASQAVPAEFRLFEPLLVDNADDEDKEFLERINPNSLEVLQGFVEPNMKEARGQDKFQFFRHGYFNVDPKHTSESKVVFNRIVSLKSSFDPKA from the coding sequence ATGGAGAACAAGACCTCATCCTCTAACTTTATTAAAAGTATCGTGGCTGAAGATTTGAAAGCCGGTAAAGTGAAAGAGGTAATTACAAGATTTCCGCCCGAGCCGAACGGGTATCTGCACATTGGACATGCCAAGTCGATCTGCTTGAACTTCGAGCTTGCCGATGAATACGGCGGCAAAACAAACCTTCGTTTCGACGATACGAACCCGGTGAAGGAAGATACGGAATACGTTGAATCCATCCAAGAAGATGTGAAATGGCTTGGATTCGAGTGGGATGATCTCCGCTTCGCTTCGGATTATTTTGAAGAGCTGTATGAGCGCGCTGTGCTTCTTATAAAGAAAGGCAAAGCGTTCGTCTGCGATCTGACCGCGGAAGAAATGCGTGAAATGCGCGGCACCTTGACCGTTCCAGGCCAAAACAGCCCTTACCGCGATCGCAGCGTCGAAGAGAATCTCGACTTGTTCGCTCGCATGCGTGCGGGTGAATTCAAGGACGGCGAGCGGATTCTGCGTGCAAAGATCGATATGAGTTCGCCGAATATCAATCTGCGTGACCCGGCTCTGTACCGGATTGCGCATGCGCATCACCACCGGACGGGCGACGCTTGGTGCATCTACCCGATGTACGATTACGCACATCCGATCAGCGATGCCATTGAAGGCGTGACACACTCCGTCTGCACATTAGAGTTCGAGGATCACCGTCCGCTTTACGATTGGGCCATTGCCGAATGCGAGATGGAATCGCAGCCGAGACAATATGAGTTTGCCCGTTTGAACGTAACCAATACGATTATGAGCAAACGTTACTTGAAGCTGCTGGTCGATCAAGGCGTCGTTGAGAGCTGGGACGATCCGCGTATGCCGACAATCAGCGGCCTTCGCCGCCGCGGATTCACAGCGGAATCGCTGCGTGCGTTCTGCCGCGAGATTGGCGTTGCTCGCGCGTACAGCGTTGTAGACGAGCGGATGCTGGAGTTCTTCATCCGTGAGGACTTGAAGCTGAAGGCGCCTCGGACAATGGCTGTGCTTGCGCCTCTGAAGGTAGTAATCACGAACTATCCGGAAGGCCAAGTCGAGATGCTTGAAGCGGAGAACAATGCGGAGAACGAAGAGATGGGCAACCGCCAAATTCCGTTCTCGCGTGAGATCTATATCGAGCAGGACGACTTTATGGAGAACCCGCCGGCGAAGTACTTCCGGTTGTTCCCGGGCAATGAGGTTCGTCTGAAGCACGCGTACTTTATTAAGTGCGAAGAGGTTATCAAGGATGAAGCTGGCAACGTGGTTGAGCTGCGCTGCACATACGATCCGGAGACGAAGAGCGGCTCCGGCTTCACAGGCCGCAAAGTGAAAGGTACGATCCACTGGGTGGAAGCCTCCCAAGCGGTACCTGCGGAATTCCGCTTGTTCGAGCCGCTGCTCGTCGACAACGCGGACGATGAGGACAAGGAGTTCCTCGAGCGCATCAATCCGAATTCGCTCGAAGTGCTGCAAGGCTTCGTTGAGCCGAACATGAAGGAAGCGCGCGGACAGGACAAGTTCCAATTCTTCCGCCACGGCTACTTCAACGTTGATCCGAAGCATACAAGCGAGTCGAAGGTTGTATTCAACCGTATCGTGTCGCTGAAGAGTTCTTTTGACCCGAAGGCTTGA
- a CDS encoding MarR family winged helix-turn-helix transcriptional regulator, with protein MSEHDEQQDRNCHAPHELIRAFRQLRNISWNNRRPIENCTPAETMTLFFIRKATREQPEGLKASELSNMMNVASPTMTQTLNVLAARGFIDRETDPNDRRALRIKLTEEGARLTQMAESKMQERLAALIAHLGEERARLLVELIDEATAFFQADNPEENPACFKFNRNNNQSTNSKEGD; from the coding sequence ATGTCCGAACATGATGAACAACAAGACCGTAACTGTCACGCTCCCCATGAACTGATTCGCGCATTTCGCCAGCTTCGGAATATCTCATGGAACAATCGGCGGCCCATCGAGAACTGCACGCCTGCCGAGACGATGACCCTATTCTTCATTCGCAAAGCGACGCGCGAGCAGCCGGAAGGGCTCAAAGCGTCCGAGCTCAGCAACATGATGAATGTCGCTTCCCCGACGATGACCCAAACACTCAACGTGCTGGCTGCAAGAGGCTTCATTGACCGGGAGACCGACCCGAATGACCGTAGAGCGCTGCGAATCAAGCTGACGGAAGAAGGCGCGCGCCTCACCCAAATGGCCGAGTCCAAAATGCAAGAAAGATTAGCCGCGCTTATTGCGCATCTTGGCGAGGAACGTGCCCGCCTGCTCGTGGAGCTTATTGACGAAGCAACTGCGTTCTTCCAAGCCGACAATCCCGAAGAAAATCCGGCCTGCTTCAAGTTCAATCGGAACAACAATCAATCTACCAATTCCAAAGAGGGTGACTAA